One Georgenia wutianyii DNA segment encodes these proteins:
- a CDS encoding DUF4127 family protein, whose translation MTHRTTSRALAALATAALATTALAVPAGAAPVPDDEATLVVVPLDDRPANVYFPQMTAATADVATLFPPDELIGTFTTPGDGDAVGQWLLEQDDADGYVVSVSMLAYGGLIASRTGVAATAEEARERVSVLRELREQNPGTPIFVYDTIQRLALSALGENAELYYTLIQQWAILTDRVENLGHEELRADLEAIRAQIPDDVLADYVAARERNHQINRMLVEWAAEGVVDHLVLAQDDAAPHGLHRAEREELRALVAELGVQDVVQIFPGADEVDATLVSRFVQQRNGTSPTVAVEYSGIPGADWVAPFEDTTYEENIERHVVAAGGTVVTQDPDIRLMVNTPTAEGGDRAADLDAFVARVAELQAAGEDVIVLDALEVNRAERALTDRLEESVELASLLAYSAWNTAGNALGIATGHGFARWSYLESLPADVTAEEALEQAQVHVSYLLHRFVLDDRWKNDVQPAAYAAAQAGGWNVFGLTDEQAVVMEAFVAERLVPLTEEFHATHFAGRDVVVLPGVDGVSATIGDLVSTHVALPWPRLFETELEPVVALALPAPADPPAEVPTDEPTAGPEPSEEPTEEPATAEPAPAEPGPTAGAPASGAGPDRLPATGAALAPAAGVVGVLLLAGAVLLAVRRRALA comes from the coding sequence ATGACCCACCGAACCACCAGCCGTGCCCTGGCCGCCCTGGCCACCGCGGCGCTCGCGACCACCGCCCTCGCGGTGCCCGCGGGCGCCGCGCCCGTGCCGGACGACGAGGCCACGCTCGTCGTCGTCCCGCTCGACGACCGGCCGGCGAACGTCTACTTCCCGCAGATGACGGCGGCGACGGCGGACGTCGCCACCCTCTTCCCGCCCGACGAGCTCATCGGCACCTTCACCACGCCGGGTGACGGCGACGCCGTCGGGCAGTGGCTGCTCGAGCAGGACGACGCCGACGGCTACGTCGTCTCGGTGAGCATGCTCGCCTACGGCGGGCTCATCGCTTCGCGCACCGGCGTGGCCGCCACGGCCGAGGAGGCCCGCGAGCGGGTCTCGGTGCTCCGCGAGCTGCGCGAGCAGAACCCCGGGACGCCGATCTTCGTCTACGACACGATCCAGCGCCTCGCGCTGTCGGCCCTCGGGGAGAACGCCGAGCTGTACTACACGCTCATCCAGCAGTGGGCGATCCTCACCGACCGGGTGGAGAACCTCGGCCACGAGGAGCTGCGGGCGGACCTGGAGGCGATCCGCGCCCAGATCCCCGACGACGTGCTCGCCGACTACGTGGCGGCGCGCGAGCGCAACCACCAGATCAACCGGATGCTCGTCGAGTGGGCCGCCGAGGGCGTGGTCGACCACCTCGTCCTCGCCCAGGACGACGCCGCCCCCCACGGTCTGCACCGGGCCGAGCGCGAGGAGCTGCGCGCGCTGGTCGCCGAGCTCGGCGTGCAGGACGTCGTCCAGATCTTCCCCGGCGCCGACGAGGTCGACGCGACGCTCGTGAGCCGGTTCGTCCAGCAGCGCAACGGGACGAGCCCGACGGTGGCCGTGGAGTACTCCGGCATCCCGGGCGCCGACTGGGTCGCGCCGTTCGAGGACACGACGTACGAGGAGAACATCGAGCGGCACGTCGTGGCCGCCGGCGGCACGGTCGTCACGCAGGACCCCGACATCCGGCTCATGGTCAACACGCCCACGGCCGAGGGCGGTGACCGCGCGGCCGACCTCGACGCGTTCGTCGCCCGCGTCGCCGAGCTGCAGGCAGCGGGGGAGGACGTCATCGTCCTCGACGCGCTCGAGGTCAACCGGGCCGAGCGGGCGCTCACCGACCGGCTGGAGGAGTCGGTCGAGCTCGCCTCGCTGCTCGCCTACTCGGCGTGGAACACCGCCGGCAACGCGCTCGGCATCGCCACCGGCCACGGGTTCGCCCGGTGGTCCTACCTCGAGAGCCTGCCCGCCGACGTCACCGCGGAGGAGGCGCTGGAGCAGGCGCAGGTCCACGTGAGCTACCTCCTGCACCGGTTCGTGCTCGACGACCGCTGGAAGAACGACGTCCAGCCCGCGGCCTACGCCGCCGCGCAGGCCGGCGGGTGGAACGTCTTCGGCCTCACCGACGAGCAGGCCGTCGTCATGGAGGCGTTCGTCGCCGAGCGGCTCGTCCCGCTCACCGAGGAGTTCCACGCGACGCACTTCGCCGGCCGCGACGTCGTCGTCCTGCCCGGCGTGGACGGGGTGAGCGCGACGATCGGGGACCTCGTCTCGACGCACGTCGCGCTGCCCTGGCCGCGCCTGTTCGAGACCGAGCTCGAGCCGGTCGTCGCGCTGGCGCTCCCGGCGCCGGCGGACCCGCCGGCCGAGGTGCCGACGGACGAGCCCACGGCGGGCCCGGAGCCCAGCGAGGAGCCGACCGAGGAGCCGGCCACGGCCGAGCCCGCGCCGGCGGAGCCGGGGCCGACCGCCGGTGCGCCGGCGTCGGGCGCCGGGCCGGACCGGTTGCCCGCGACGGGCGCCGCGCTCGCACCCGCGGCCGGGGTGGTCGGGGTGCTGCTGCTCGCGGGCGCTGTGCTGCTCGCGGTGCGCAGGCGCGCGTTGGCCTGA
- a CDS encoding carbohydrate ABC transporter permease, whose product MAVASVPFLFPTWWMATSSMKTTSEILRVPPTLWPASPSLEPYRQVFELQPFAQQYWNSLYIAALVTVGTILFSSMAGYAFARVRFPGANLLFVVVLIGLLVPIEVTIVPLFRMVNTLGLIDTHWPLIVIPILGAPSVLATFIMRQFFLGLPGELEEAGRMDGLSRFGIFWRIAFPLARPAVAAVAIFMFLKSWNMYLEPIVFLSSRENFTLPQALTQYVDAYGGPIWNVQLAATTLTVIPVLVVFIFAQRQFIQGLAQTGLKG is encoded by the coding sequence ATGGCGGTCGCCTCCGTGCCGTTCCTCTTCCCGACGTGGTGGATGGCGACGTCGAGCATGAAGACGACGAGCGAGATCCTGCGCGTGCCGCCCACCCTGTGGCCCGCGAGCCCCTCGCTCGAGCCCTACCGGCAGGTCTTCGAGCTCCAGCCGTTCGCCCAGCAGTACTGGAACAGCCTGTACATCGCCGCCCTCGTCACGGTGGGCACGATCCTCTTCTCCTCGATGGCCGGCTACGCGTTCGCCCGGGTGCGCTTCCCGGGCGCGAACCTGCTGTTCGTCGTCGTGCTCATCGGGCTGCTCGTGCCGATCGAGGTGACGATCGTGCCGCTGTTCCGGATGGTCAACACCCTCGGGCTCATCGACACGCACTGGCCGCTCATCGTCATCCCGATCCTCGGGGCGCCGAGCGTGCTGGCGACGTTCATCATGCGCCAGTTCTTCCTCGGCCTGCCGGGTGAGCTGGAGGAGGCCGGGCGGATGGACGGCCTGAGCCGGTTCGGCATCTTCTGGCGGATCGCCTTCCCGCTCGCCCGCCCGGCGGTGGCCGCGGTCGCGATCTTCATGTTCCTCAAGTCCTGGAACATGTACCTCGAGCCGATCGTGTTCCTCTCCAGCCGGGAGAACTTCACCCTTCCCCAGGCGCTGACGCAGTACGTCGACGCCTACGGCGGCCCGATCTGGAACGTCCAGCTCGCCGCGACGACGCTCACGGTGATCCCGGTGCTCGTCGTCTTCATCTTCGCCCAGCGCCAGTTCATCCAGGGCCTGGCCCAGACCGGCCTCAAGGGCTGA
- a CDS encoding LacI family DNA-binding transcriptional regulator yields the protein MVVKGRRATQADVARLAGVSQTTVSMVLNGTGVAQRRVSAEVRDKVLDAIAVTGYAANPSAQRLAGGRSSIVGIYTYEPVFPHAAADFYYPFMEGVEDEAERSGVDLLMFTSMSGRVGKSLVSTGRVARLRVADGCVLLGRGSYPEDLTELLRQDFPFAFVGRREAPGGQAPYAAAAYGEATGAVVERLLALGHRRIALVNEFTGHESIEDRARGYRDAMSSAGLQPVTFDAPDLTSGQLLDALEGGGVTAAVVTSDLAAPLRRAALARGLDVPRDLSIARLGDPERPDGEDVDWTGFLIPRWEMGAHALRIVLRQLAAEPADPDDLQVSIPCTLVDGATVAPCPAPDTRPEPNRKA from the coding sequence ATGGTGGTCAAGGGACGGCGCGCGACGCAGGCCGATGTGGCGCGCCTCGCGGGCGTCAGCCAGACCACGGTGTCGATGGTCCTCAACGGCACGGGCGTGGCCCAGCGCCGGGTGAGCGCCGAGGTCCGCGACAAGGTGCTCGACGCGATCGCCGTCACCGGGTACGCGGCCAACCCCAGCGCCCAGCGGCTCGCCGGCGGGCGCAGCTCGATCGTCGGGATCTACACCTACGAGCCGGTCTTCCCCCACGCGGCGGCCGACTTCTACTACCCGTTCATGGAGGGCGTCGAGGACGAGGCCGAGCGCTCCGGCGTCGACCTCCTCATGTTCACCTCGATGTCCGGGCGCGTGGGCAAGAGCCTCGTCTCCACCGGGCGGGTCGCCCGCCTGCGCGTGGCCGACGGCTGCGTGCTCCTCGGGCGCGGCAGCTACCCGGAGGACCTCACCGAGCTCCTGCGCCAGGACTTCCCCTTCGCCTTCGTCGGGCGCCGCGAGGCCCCGGGTGGTCAGGCACCCTACGCGGCCGCCGCGTACGGGGAGGCGACCGGCGCCGTCGTCGAGCGGCTGCTCGCCCTCGGCCACCGACGCATCGCGCTCGTCAACGAGTTCACCGGCCACGAGTCGATCGAGGACCGTGCCCGCGGCTACCGCGACGCGATGTCCTCCGCCGGGCTGCAGCCGGTGACCTTCGACGCGCCGGACCTCACCTCCGGCCAGCTCCTCGACGCGCTCGAGGGCGGGGGAGTGACCGCCGCCGTCGTCACCTCCGACCTCGCCGCCCCGCTGCGCCGCGCCGCGCTCGCCCGTGGCCTGGACGTCCCGCGCGACCTGTCCATCGCCCGCCTCGGGGACCCCGAGCGTCCCGACGGCGAGGACGTCGACTGGACCGGCTTCCTCATCCCGCGCTGGGAGATGGGAGCGCACGCGCTGCGCATCGTCCTGCGCCAGCTGGCGGCGGAGCCCGCCGACCCGGACGACCTCCAGGTCTCCATCCCCTGCACCCTCGTCGACGGGGCGACCGTCGCCCCGTGCCCCGCGCCGGACACCCGGCCCGAGCCCAACAGAAAGGCATAG
- a CDS encoding carbohydrate ABC transporter permease — translation MSVITGSQAGRQRRSAWRRRDAAWGYAFTAPVIAGSLLFVVGPLIAVIWYSLHEWNVLAGTFTFAGAANYERMLEDSSLHDSLVASGWFSLGVVVLNISLALFLAVLLNQKLPGTTFFRVAFFSPVVVSLVAWTIVWGFLLQADGGINSFVGLFGVDGPNWLRGNVTAMVAVVVVQVFKNVGLNMILFLSALQGVPEEIQEAARLDGAGPWRRFWSIVMPMISPTVLLVSILTIVGSLETFALIDVLTNGGPGNSTTVLVYYLYRQAFEFNQFGYASAIAVLLFVIVLALTLVQWQTRKRWVFHEV, via the coding sequence ATGTCGGTCATCACCGGAAGCCAGGCGGGCCGGCAGCGCCGGTCCGCCTGGCGGCGGCGGGACGCCGCCTGGGGTTACGCGTTCACCGCGCCGGTCATCGCGGGCAGCCTGCTGTTCGTCGTCGGCCCGCTCATCGCGGTGATCTGGTACTCGCTGCACGAGTGGAACGTCCTCGCCGGCACGTTCACCTTCGCCGGTGCTGCGAACTACGAGCGGATGCTCGAGGACTCCTCCCTGCACGACTCGCTCGTCGCCAGCGGATGGTTCTCCCTCGGCGTCGTCGTCCTCAACATCAGCCTCGCGCTGTTCCTCGCCGTGCTGCTCAACCAGAAGCTGCCGGGCACGACGTTCTTCCGGGTCGCGTTCTTCTCCCCGGTCGTCGTGTCCCTCGTGGCGTGGACGATCGTGTGGGGCTTCCTGCTCCAGGCCGACGGCGGCATCAACTCCTTCGTCGGGCTCTTCGGCGTCGACGGGCCGAACTGGCTGCGCGGGAACGTCACGGCGATGGTCGCCGTCGTCGTCGTCCAGGTCTTCAAGAACGTCGGGCTCAACATGATCCTGTTCCTCTCCGCGCTCCAGGGCGTGCCCGAGGAGATCCAGGAGGCCGCGAGGCTCGACGGCGCGGGGCCCTGGCGCCGGTTCTGGTCGATCGTCATGCCGATGATCTCCCCGACCGTGCTGCTCGTCTCGATCCTCACGATCGTCGGCTCGCTGGAGACGTTCGCGCTCATCGACGTCCTCACCAACGGCGGGCCGGGCAACTCGACGACGGTGCTCGTCTACTACCTGTACCGCCAGGCCTTCGAGTTCAACCAGTTCGGCTACGCGAGCGCGATCGCCGTCCTGCTGTTCGTCATCGTGCTCGCCCTGACGCTCGTTCAGTGGCAGACCCGGAAGCGGTGGGTGTTCCATGAAGTCTGA
- a CDS encoding ABC transporter substrate-binding protein, which produces MVHRRTLITTLAVLTLGVGSLAACGAGDDGASEATPDAPVDLRMTVWTADESQLALFDEIAAEYVEANPETVASVTFEPLPFEDYTTTLTTQLAGGNPPDLAWIFENTAPEFVSSGALADIKPALEGAEGYAYDDLLDSSLDLWSDGDGLFAYPFSNSPFVVFVNTDRIAESGQANPADLLAEGGWTFDAARDISAASAEALGGAGLVVRDFDYSAWGNLATIWGGWEATPWSADGTQCTFTDPAMVDVMTWFHDAVFTQGAMPGPGTAADFFAGDVTMTITQISRASSLDGSFEWDVVPLPAGPAGQQSVIGQAGIGVLENGANPEIAADFLAYFTSPESAEKLAAYFPPPRESLLTADVLGAANPLLSPEQLESAVISSIVGAQVKPAHSNFAQLDAAVRGELDSLWNPSADVETVLGDLCSTIEPLLEG; this is translated from the coding sequence ATGGTTCACCGTCGAACTCTGATCACCACCCTCGCCGTCCTCACGCTCGGCGTGGGCTCCCTCGCCGCCTGCGGCGCGGGCGACGACGGCGCCTCCGAGGCCACCCCGGACGCCCCCGTCGACCTGCGCATGACCGTCTGGACCGCCGACGAGAGCCAGCTCGCGCTCTTCGACGAGATCGCCGCCGAGTACGTCGAGGCGAACCCCGAGACCGTCGCCAGCGTCACCTTCGAGCCGCTGCCCTTCGAGGACTACACGACGACGCTCACCACCCAGCTCGCCGGCGGCAACCCGCCCGACCTCGCGTGGATCTTCGAGAACACGGCGCCGGAGTTCGTCTCGAGCGGGGCGCTGGCCGACATCAAGCCGGCGCTCGAGGGCGCCGAGGGCTACGCCTACGACGACCTGCTCGACTCCTCCCTCGACCTGTGGTCCGACGGCGACGGCCTGTTCGCCTACCCGTTCTCCAACTCCCCGTTCGTCGTGTTCGTCAACACCGACCGCATCGCCGAGTCCGGCCAGGCCAACCCGGCCGACCTGCTCGCCGAGGGCGGGTGGACCTTCGACGCCGCCCGCGACATCTCGGCGGCCAGCGCCGAGGCGCTCGGCGGGGCGGGGCTCGTCGTGCGCGACTTCGACTACTCCGCCTGGGGCAACCTCGCCACCATCTGGGGCGGCTGGGAGGCCACCCCGTGGTCGGCCGACGGCACCCAGTGCACCTTCACCGACCCGGCCATGGTCGACGTGATGACCTGGTTCCACGACGCCGTCTTCACCCAGGGCGCCATGCCCGGCCCGGGCACCGCCGCGGACTTCTTCGCCGGCGACGTGACGATGACGATCACCCAGATCTCCCGCGCGTCCTCCCTCGACGGCTCCTTCGAGTGGGACGTCGTGCCGCTCCCGGCCGGCCCCGCCGGTCAGCAGAGCGTCATCGGCCAGGCCGGCATCGGCGTGCTGGAGAACGGCGCGAACCCCGAGATCGCGGCCGACTTCCTCGCCTACTTCACCAGCCCGGAGAGCGCGGAGAAGCTCGCCGCCTACTTCCCGCCGCCGCGTGAGTCCCTCCTCACCGCCGACGTCCTCGGCGCCGCCAACCCGCTGCTGTCGCCCGAGCAGCTCGAGAGCGCCGTCATCAGCAGCATCGTCGGCGCCCAGGTGAAGCCCGCGCACAGCAACTTCGCCCAGCTCGACGCCGCCGTGCGCGGCGAGCTCGACTCGCTGTGGAACCCGTCCGCAGACGTCGAGACCGTGCTCGGGGACCTCTGCTCGACGATCGAACCCCTCCTCGAGGGCTGA
- a CDS encoding FAD-dependent oxidoreductase: MVELRTQVLVVGGGLGGVAAALGALRHGAHVVLTEEFAWLGGQSTSQAVPPDEHPWIEDFGCTASYRRFRDGIRDYYRRTYPLKEAARRKHDLNPGAGWVSKLCHEPRVAVAVIDEMLAPYVSGGRLRILMHRRPVACEMDGDAIRAVTLEDLRTGERTTIGADYVLDATETGELLPLSGTEYVTGFESSAETGEPSAPAEAQPENVQALSICFALDHVEGEDNTIERPAQYDHWRSVRPDFWGANLVSWTAPHPRTLEIVERHFEPNPGDEPLSVFADQSLNPGDGNLWTFRRIAAKDLFEPGTYDSDITLVNWPSIDYFEGPVIDVDDDVAAARLEDARQLSLSMLYWMQTEAPRPDGGTGWPGLRLRPDVMGTEDGLAMAPYHREGRRIRALETIREQDVSLAIRGDQGSRRYPDSVGVGMYRIDLHPSTGGDNYVDVGSAPFEIPLGALIPQRVTNLLAAAKNIGTTHITNGCYRLHPVEWNIGEVAGVLAATSLQDRTTPHQVHAEPALVDQLQSRLIADGVELHWPDGVYGY; the protein is encoded by the coding sequence CTGGTGGAACTTCGCACCCAGGTACTCGTCGTCGGCGGAGGTCTCGGCGGCGTCGCCGCGGCCCTCGGCGCGCTCCGGCACGGCGCGCACGTCGTCCTCACCGAGGAGTTCGCCTGGCTCGGCGGTCAGTCGACGTCCCAGGCGGTCCCGCCGGACGAGCACCCGTGGATCGAGGACTTCGGCTGCACCGCCTCCTACCGGCGCTTCCGCGACGGCATCCGGGACTACTACCGCCGCACCTACCCCCTCAAGGAGGCGGCCCGCCGCAAGCACGACCTCAACCCCGGCGCCGGCTGGGTGAGCAAGCTGTGCCACGAGCCGCGCGTGGCCGTCGCCGTCATCGACGAGATGCTCGCCCCCTACGTCTCCGGCGGACGGCTGCGCATCCTCATGCACCGCCGCCCCGTCGCCTGCGAGATGGACGGCGACGCGATCCGCGCCGTCACCCTCGAGGACCTGCGCACGGGGGAGCGGACCACCATCGGCGCCGACTACGTCCTGGACGCCACGGAGACCGGGGAGCTGCTGCCCCTGTCCGGCACCGAGTACGTCACCGGCTTCGAGTCCTCGGCCGAGACCGGCGAGCCCAGTGCGCCCGCCGAGGCCCAGCCGGAGAACGTCCAGGCGCTGTCCATCTGCTTCGCCCTCGACCACGTCGAGGGGGAGGACAACACCATCGAGCGGCCGGCCCAGTACGACCACTGGCGCTCGGTGCGGCCCGACTTCTGGGGCGCCAACCTCGTGAGCTGGACCGCCCCGCACCCCCGCACGCTGGAGATCGTCGAGCGGCACTTCGAGCCCAACCCGGGCGACGAGCCGCTGTCGGTCTTCGCCGACCAGAGCCTCAACCCGGGTGACGGGAACCTGTGGACCTTCCGGCGCATCGCCGCCAAGGACCTCTTCGAGCCCGGCACCTACGACAGCGACATCACGCTGGTCAACTGGCCGAGCATCGACTACTTCGAGGGTCCCGTCATCGACGTGGACGACGACGTCGCCGCCGCCCGGCTCGAGGACGCCCGCCAGCTCAGCCTCTCGATGCTCTACTGGATGCAGACCGAGGCACCCCGTCCCGACGGCGGCACCGGCTGGCCCGGCCTGCGCCTGCGCCCGGACGTCATGGGCACCGAGGACGGCCTGGCGATGGCCCCCTACCACCGCGAGGGCCGCCGCATCCGCGCCCTGGAGACCATCCGCGAGCAGGACGTCTCCCTCGCGATCCGCGGCGACCAGGGTTCGCGCCGCTACCCCGACAGCGTGGGCGTGGGCATGTACCGCATCGACCTGCACCCCTCCACCGGCGGCGACAACTACGTCGACGTCGGCTCGGCGCCCTTCGAGATCCCGCTCGGCGCCCTCATCCCCCAGCGGGTCACCAACCTGCTGGCCGCGGCCAAGAACATCGGCACCACCCACATCACCAACGGCTGCTACCGCCTCCACCCGGTCGAGTGGAACATCGGCGAGGTCGCGGGCGTCCTCGCCGCGACCTCCCTGCAGGACCGTACGACTCCCCACCAGGTCCACGCCGAGCCCGCGCTCGTGGACCAGCTCCAGTCGCGGCTCATCGCCGACGGCGTCGAGCTCCACTGGCCGGACGGCGTCTACGGCTACTGA